The Nodosilinea sp. FACHB-141 genome has a segment encoding these proteins:
- a CDS encoding ABC transporter permease subunit (The N-terminal region of this protein, as described by TIGR01726, is a three transmembrane segment that identifies a subfamily of ABC transporter permease subunits, which specificities that include histidine, arginine, glutamine, glutamate, L-cystine (sic), the opines (in Agrobacterium) octopine and nopaline, etc.): MVFRLFSSRWLKRCLALVLGLLLGIGAAQLTGLAQDAPTVWEVGTEPAFPPFEMKDDSGNLVGFDIELMTAMGEAAGREVRFITLPFDGLIPALQSRTIDAAISGMTVTAERAQTIDFTRPYFKAGLAIAVRQDNNDITTLEDLEGKRIAVAIGTTGADQAGQVEGATVSTFDNSPLALQELLNGRVDAVVNDLPVTLYAIREANLEGLKIVGELVTEEYYGIAIPKNSEELTAMNDALGTLLQDGTYAEIYQRWFSGEPPELPGVAPSLANAGTASGLAWGRLFQNLIRGAWITILLTASSFFLGLIGGSLVAFAMISPIKPLRWLCRIYVDFFRGTPMLVQLFMIYFGLPALFQSLGFDLSFNRIFAAVLALSLNVAAYLAEILRGGIQSIDRGQWEAGESLAMNPVETMRYVVFPQAFRRILPPLGNEFITLIKDTSLAAVIGFEELFRQGQLTVATTYRAFEVYLAVAIVYLVMTSLASFVFKRLEAYMDPINRPRKAKKDPVPSAIGV, translated from the coding sequence ATGGTTTTTCGTCTGTTTAGCTCACGCTGGTTGAAGCGCTGTTTAGCTTTGGTGCTAGGACTGCTGCTCGGGATCGGGGCAGCTCAGCTGACCGGTCTGGCTCAAGATGCTCCAACGGTGTGGGAGGTGGGCACTGAACCTGCCTTTCCGCCCTTTGAGATGAAGGACGACAGTGGCAACTTGGTCGGCTTTGACATTGAGCTGATGACAGCGATGGGGGAAGCCGCTGGGCGAGAGGTGAGGTTTATCACCTTGCCCTTTGATGGTTTGATCCCGGCGTTACAGTCGAGAACCATTGATGCGGCGATCAGCGGCATGACCGTTACCGCCGAACGGGCTCAAACCATTGATTTCACCCGGCCCTACTTTAAGGCGGGTCTGGCGATCGCCGTTCGCCAGGACAACAACGACATCACAACCCTAGAAGATTTAGAGGGTAAGCGCATTGCGGTGGCCATTGGCACTACCGGAGCCGATCAGGCTGGCCAGGTCGAAGGGGCTACCGTCAGCACCTTTGACAACTCGCCCCTGGCTCTGCAAGAGCTGCTCAACGGTCGGGTAGACGCCGTGGTCAACGACCTGCCCGTCACCCTTTACGCCATCCGCGAGGCCAATCTCGAGGGCCTCAAAATCGTCGGCGAGCTGGTCACTGAGGAGTACTACGGGATTGCTATCCCCAAAAACTCTGAAGAACTGACGGCGATGAATGACGCCCTCGGCACCCTGCTGCAAGACGGCACCTACGCCGAGATCTACCAGCGCTGGTTTTCCGGCGAGCCGCCAGAGCTGCCAGGAGTCGCTCCGTCTTTAGCCAACGCCGGCACGGCCTCGGGTCTGGCTTGGGGGCGGCTGTTCCAAAACTTGATACGCGGCGCGTGGATCACCATTCTGCTGACCGCATCCTCGTTCTTCCTGGGGCTGATTGGCGGGTCGCTGGTGGCCTTTGCGATGATTTCGCCCATTAAACCCCTGCGCTGGCTGTGCCGCATCTACGTCGACTTCTTTCGCGGCACGCCCATGCTGGTGCAGCTGTTTATGATCTACTTCGGCCTGCCCGCTTTGTTCCAAAGCCTGGGCTTTGACCTCAGCTTTAACCGCATCTTTGCCGCCGTGCTGGCCCTCAGCCTCAACGTAGCCGCCTACCTGGCGGAGATTCTGCGCGGCGGCATTCAGTCCATCGATCGCGGCCAGTGGGAGGCGGGCGAATCCCTCGCAATGAACCCGGTCGAGACTATGCGCTACGTCGTCTTTCCTCAAGCTTTTCGGCGCATTTTGCCTCCCCTAGGCAACGAGTTCATCACCCTGATTAAAGACACCAGCTTGGCGGCGGTAATCGGCTTTGAAGAACTGTTCCGTCAGGGGCAGCTGACGGTGGCGACCACCTACCGCGCCTTTGAGGTGTATCTGGCAGTGGCGATCGTCTATTTGGTGATGACCTCCCTGGCGTCCTTTGTCTTCAAGCGCCTAGAGGCCTACATGGACCCAATCAATCGGCCCAGGAAAGCGAAGAAAGACCCGGTGCCCTCTGCGATCGGGGTTTAG